In the Gasterosteus aculeatus chromosome X, fGasAcu3.hap1.1, whole genome shotgun sequence genome, one interval contains:
- the sycp3 gene encoding synaptonemal complex protein 3: protein MATQRTQRKKKHMQEKLYNKEDVREDETRIVGKSSKKRPADFEVEQTTVVEDEVNSMLETFGALLSKMMPAKKKRLESITNKYLKGTQCMLERQWSTHHGQRQKMTQQYSQQVSSALQQWETEAQRAEKQEKRLNSLFRQQQKILQEARVVQNQKLKTVRALYEQSVKNIEDMEKSNDSFLQGAEQELRKEMATLQKKILMDTQQQEMAKIRKWLQSLF from the exons ATGGCGACACAGAGAACACAgcggaagaaaaaacacatgcaagaaAAATTATATAACAAGGAAGATGTTCGAGAAG ACGAAACTCGCATCGTGGGGAAGTCGTCGAAGAAGCGACCGGCGGACTTTGAAGTGGAGCAGACGACTGTTGTCGA AGATGAGGTTAATTCCATGTTGGAGACATTCGGAG CTCTCCTCAGCAAGATGATGCCGGCCAAGAAGAAACGTCTTGAGAGTATAACCAACAAATACCTGAAGGGAACCCAATGCATGCTGGAGCGGCAGTGGAGCACCCACCATGGCCAGAG GCAGAAGATGACCCAGCAGTATTCCCAGCAGGTCTCCTCAGCCCTGCAGCAGTGGGAGACCGAAGCTCAACGAGCTGAGAAGCAAGAGAAGAGGCTCAAC AGCCTGTtcagacagcagcagaagaTCCTGCAGGAGGCCCGAGTGGTTCAGAACCAGAAGCTGAAGACCGTCAGAGCGCTCTACGAGCAGTCTGTGAAG aACATCGAGGACATGGAGAAGAGCAACGACTCCTTCCTGCAGGGGGCGGAGCAGGAGCTGAGGAAGGAGATGGCCACGCTGCAAAAGAAGATCCTCATGGACACG caACAGCAGGAGATGGCTAAGATCCGTAAATGGCTGCAGTCGCTGTTCTAG
- the LOC120809227 gene encoding uncharacterized protein LOC120809227: MEESLAGSPCSSEPDSPRGLNRGCLLDPADVIYHDLSILVPETPSPQLGKRRRRVRPLEEPHSDVGLPWRPEQTHRSKRRRLACRDEAGTERGAGSIPASSLRALPPDGWLEAPLSTASSSSSSSSSYLNPISEEEVEASALEHLQVLLPQKTASPPPSSSSSLSFLTAEERRWLRGEQADAPSAPEEIVISDDEEMRSAQEEEDEAMARSLQAQFDHEESRSRHLHHHHQLHFRSPHTFPPYMEPSWMPHLLAAVSPLVAPDDDLIGRHRRHGRGRRRNAEPELSEDLQGNDYEALLAFEERQGSVVSQMLSRRRIQMFPTKSFQSATRGGSTQCQICFCDYTDGEKLRILPCFHDYHVHCIDRWLKENSTCPICRANLAL; encoded by the exons ATGGAGGAGTCGTTAGCCGGAAGTCCCTGTTCTTCCGAACCGGACAGTCCACGGGGTCTGAACCGAGGCTGCCTCCTGGATCCGGCTGACGTCATCTATCATGATCTGTCCATCCTCGTCCCGGAGACACCCAG TCCGCAGCTCGgcaagaggaggagacgagtCCGCCCTCTGGAGGAGCCT CATTCTGATGTGGGCTTGCCCTGGCGACCGGAGCAGACGCACAGGTCCAAGCGACGGCGCCTGGCCTGCAGAGACGAGGCCGGGACAGAGCGCGGCGCCGGCTCCATCCCGGCCTCGTCTCTGCGGGCTCTCCCCCCGGACGGCTGGCTGGAGGCGCCGCTGTCcaccgcgtcctcctcctcctcctcctcctcctcctacctcAACCCCATCtcagaggaagaggtggaggccTCTGCTTTAGAGCATCTTCAGGTTCTTCTTCCCCAGAAGACGgcctcaccaccaccatcctcctcctcctctctgtccttcctcaccgcggaggagaggaggtggctGAGAGGAGAGCAGGCAGACGCCCCCTCAG ctccGGAGGAGATTGTCATCAGTGACGATGAGGAGATGCGCTCGgctcaggaggaggaagatgaggcgATGGCTCGGAGTCTTCAG GCCCAGTTTGACCACGAGGAGTCCCGCAGCCgacaccttcatcatcatcatcagctccACTTCCGGAGCCCGCATACG TTCCCGCCCTACATGGAGCCCAGCTGGATGCCTCATCTTCTCGCCGCTGTTTCTCCGCTGGTCGCCCCTGACGACG ATCTGATTGGTCGACACAGAAGACATGGGCGGGGCAGAAGGAGGAACGCTGAGCCAGAGCTATCAGAAGACCTTCAGGGGAACGACTACGAG GCTCTTTTGGCGTTTGAGGAACGTCAAGGTTCAGTCGTCTCCCAGATGTTGAGCCGGAGACGAATCCAGATGTTCCCCACCAAGAGTTTTCAGTCAGCCACCAGGGGAGGGAGCACCCA GTGTCAGATCTGTTTCTGTGACTACACTGACGGGGAGAAGTTGAGGATACTGCCCTGTTTCCATGACTACCATGTCCACTGCATCGACCGATGGTTGAAG gaaaaCTCCACGTGTCCCATCTGCAGAGCGAACCTggccctctga
- the actr6 gene encoding actin-related protein 6, producing the protein MATLVLDNGAYTAKIGYSQESVSVIPNCQFRSKTSRLKTFTANQLDEIKDPSGLFYILPFQKGYLVNWDVQRKVWDHLFGKEMFKVDFSDTSVIITEPYFNFSSIQESMNEILFEEYQFQSALRTNAGSLSAHHYFHSRPSELCCLLVDSGFSFTHVVPYCRSKKMKEGIRRLNVGGKLLTNHLKEIISYRQLHVMDETHVINQVKEDVCYVSQQFYKDMEVSQLKGGENTVVKDYVLPDFSSIKKGFCKPPDEMLFSGKYKTGEQILRLANERFAVPEMLLHPSDIGIQEMGVHEAIVDSIQSMPEEMHAHFYQNVVLTGGNTLFPGFRERLEAELRSLAPAHLPVSVLQPANPICYAWEGGKLLAHSPDYDEVVVTREDYEENGHFICEEKFDI; encoded by the exons ATGGCGACGTTAGTTCTGGACAACGGAGCCTATACTGCGAAGATCGGCTACAGCCAGGAGAGCGTCAG tgTCATCCCAAACTGCCAGTTTCGCTCCAAGACGTCCCGATTGAAAACCTTCACAGCCAACCAGCTGGACGAGATCAAGGACCCCTCGGGCCTCTTCTACATCTTGCCGTTCCAGAAG GGTTATCTGGTTAACTGGGACGTCCAGAGGAAAGTGTGGGATCACCTGTTTGGAAAGGAGATGTTTAAG gtggacTTCTCGGACACTAGCGTCATCATCACCGAGCCCTACTTCAACTTCTCCTCCATTCAGGAGTCCATGAACGAGATTCTGTTCGAGGAGTACCAGTTCCAGTCGGCCCTCAGAACCAACG CCggctctctctctgctcaccactACTTCCACTCCAGACCCTCAGAGCTCTGCTGCCTGCTGGTGGACAGCGGCTTCTCCTTCACCCACGTGGTGCCCTACTGCCGCAGCAAGAAGATGAAGGAGGGCATCCGCAG GCTGAACGTGGGAGGGAAGCTGCTGACCAATCACCTGAAAGAGATCATCTCATATCG tCAGCTGCACGTGATGGACGAGACTCACGTGATCAACCAGGTAAAGGAGGACGTCTGCTACGTGTCGCAGCAGTTCTACAAAGACATGGAGGTGTCACA GCTAAAGGGCGGAGAGAACACCGTGGTGAAGGACTACGTCCTCCCGGACTTCAGCTCCATCAAGAAAGGCTTCTGCAAG CCCCCCGATGAGATGCTCTTCAGTGGGAAGTATAAGACCGGGGAACAGATCCTGCGTCTGGCTAACGAGCGCTTTGCCGTCCCTGAGATGCTTCTCCACCCGTCAGACATCGGCATCCAGGAGATGGGTGTCCATGAGGCCATCGTGGACTCCATCCAGTCTATGCCTGaag aGATGCATGCCCACTTCTACCAGAACGTGGTCCTAACCGGAGGGAACACTTTGTTCCCGGGATTCAGGGAGCgcctggaggcggagcttagATCGCTGGCCCCCGCCCACCTACCTGTGTCCGTCCTCCAACCCGCCAA TCCCATCTGTTACGCGTGGGAAGGAGGGAAGTTGCTGGCTCACAGTCCGGACTATGACGAGGTCGTTGTGACCCGAGAAGACTACGAGGAGAACGGACACTTCATCTGTGAGGAAAAGTTTGATATTTGA